In the Topomyia yanbarensis strain Yona2022 chromosome 3, ASM3024719v1, whole genome shotgun sequence genome, one interval contains:
- the LOC131690011 gene encoding uncharacterized protein LOC131690011, giving the protein MWKAIPLVVFLVLPALLEAKPDLALPVSMLGVSTGSLDTSGNIVSNVDRIQYILNQFQSIVQSLYSIQTPELSSAADNFRFVMDSLVVVGSPIFQALSSASKVSSGNISRIVRGIEDDIDYAVALHEVHVQLVNETRQILGENSTNYFNEALNSLVDNVESFVAPLYTIKTAVEGIQSQKSLSRDEIKARLPNEAIKELNAALREYIRIGDAAVPQIRSVVSRVQTVDNFLIRLSAVVSQQRQYLNSSLARISPYLESNVISRFRSSLSSLSSQVTQRSGRLSVTLSNLFLMESEVLRVAANQTIPAIQAFAMNISNDANAVLQQIAQLTVNQSLPYIVLNETERLLNEASRGLSLAMTQRIPRADTCYSQHNYDFDRIPRMVYSQSYSCVWDTASDLSAVAINLNYIIQLALIDLNSGLQAVERCAGLVSRSSPALTKYQASVCLDNARRFISNRRVYAQQMANYQVLLGNEISYSAQRYNFCMMNTLSQAQAQISYLDAAVNQCLNITQVVTPMKWWGKLSIGFGK; this is encoded by the coding sequence ATGTGGAAGGCAATACCGTTGGTCGTTTTTCTGGTTCTACCAGCTCTATTGGAGGCAAAGCCAGATCTGGCACTTCCGGTGTCGATGCTTGGAGTATCTACCGGAAGTTTGGATACCTCAGGAAACATCGTCTCCAATGTGGACCGGATTCAATACATCCTGAATCAGTTTCAATCGATCGTCCAGAGTTTGTACAGCATCCAAACTCCTGAGCTGAGCAGTGCTGCGGATAATTTCCGTTTCGTAATGGACAGTTTAGTCGTAGTGGGAAGCCCAATTTTTCAGGCTCTGTCGAGTGCTTCCAAGGTTTCTTCGGGGAATATCTCTCGAATTGTTAGAGGAATTGAGGATGACATCGATTACGCTGTAGCCTTGCACGAGGTTCACGTGCAGTTGGTCAATGAAACAAGACAAATTCTAGGAGAAAATTCAACGAATTATTTCAACGAAGCTCTGAACAGTTTAGTGGATAATGTTGAAAGTTTTGTAGCTCCGTTATATACCATAAAAACTGCTGTCGAGGGAATTCAAAGCCAAAAATCGTTATCTCGAGATGAAATTAAAGCTCGGTTACCGAACGAAGCCATAAAAGAATTGAACGCTGCCCTCAGGGAGTACATCAGAATAGGAGATGCAGCCGTCCCGCAGATACGATCGGTGGTAAGTCGAGTTCAGACGGTGGACAATTTTCTCATTCGCTTGTCGGCCGTAGTCAGTCAGCAACGCCAGTATTTGAACTCAAGCTTGGCACGTATATCTCCTTACTTGGAATCAAATGTAATCAGTCGGTTCCGCAGCAGTCTCTCATCGCTAAGCTCGCAGGTCACCCAGCGAAGTGGAAGACTTTCCGTGACTCTGTCCAACCTGTTCCTGATGGAATCGGAAGTTTTGAGGGTAGCTGCCAATCAAACGATTCCCGCAATTCAAGCATTCGCCATGAACATTTCCAACGACGCAAATGCCGTTTTGCAGCAAATTGCGCAGTTAACAGTTAATCAAAGTTTACCCTACATCGTACTGAACGAGACCGAGCGATTGTTGAACGAAGCATCACGCGGATTATCTTTAGCGATGACGCAACGTATCCCACGAGCGGACACTTGCTACTCTCAACACAACTACGACTTCGACCGTATTCCCCGGATGGTTTACAGCCAATCGTACTCCTGCGTGTGGGACACGGCGTCTGATTTGTCCGCGGTGGCCATAAATCTCAACTACATAATTCAATTGGCTCTGATTGACCTGAACAGTGGACTGCAGGCGGTAGAACGGTGCGCTGGTTTGGTGTCGAGAAGTTCTCCGGCGTTGACCAAGTATCAGGCCTCCGTTTGTCTGGATAATGCGAGGAGATTCATCAGTAATAGGCGAGTGTACGCACAGCAGATGGCTAACTATCAGGTTCTACTGGGGAACGAGATTTCGTACAGCGCTCAGCGGTATAACTTCTGTATGATGAACACACTAAGCCAGGCGCAGGCTCAAATTTCCTATCTGGATGCGGCGGTTAATCAATGCTTGAACATTACTCAAGTCGTAACACCGATGAAGTGGTGGGGCAAGCTATCGATTGGGTTCGGCAAATAG